The proteins below are encoded in one region of Candidatus Eisenbacteria bacterium:
- a CDS encoding NAD(P)/FAD-dependent oxidoreductase gives MPAEPVVVIVGAGPAGLAAAMQLRRCGVAPVVLERDEPGGLLPNAGSVENYPGFPAGIPGWELAALMKEQAARAGVRVTKAEATSLVREGDRILIGSTAGTIRAGAAVIATGTEPRLWTDPKGIAEAADKVLYEIRSIRRARGMRIGIVGAGDAAFDYALTLSAANEVFLMNRGKEARCIPLLRERVRAAPRVVYEEETAVIAIRKENEGGLLLERTGPFGADRFKVDYLVAAIGRDPCLGWTGLSPEPSRGDGRGETFHVIGDAANGDYRQTTIAVGDGVRAAMRIARHLMGRQG, from the coding sequence ATGCCCGCTGAGCCTGTCGTCGTCATCGTAGGAGCCGGCCCGGCGGGCCTGGCGGCGGCGATGCAACTGCGCCGCTGCGGTGTCGCGCCCGTGGTCTTGGAGCGGGACGAACCGGGTGGTCTTCTCCCAAACGCCGGCTCGGTCGAGAACTATCCGGGTTTCCCGGCCGGCATTCCGGGGTGGGAGCTGGCGGCGCTCATGAAGGAGCAGGCCGCGCGGGCGGGTGTTCGCGTGACAAAAGCCGAGGCGACTTCACTCGTCCGAGAGGGAGACCGAATCCTCATCGGCTCCACCGCCGGGACGATCCGCGCGGGCGCAGCGGTGATCGCCACCGGAACGGAACCGCGTCTATGGACAGATCCGAAGGGGATCGCCGAGGCCGCCGATAAGGTTCTCTACGAGATTCGCTCCATCCGGCGGGCGCGCGGGATGCGGATCGGAATCGTCGGCGCCGGCGACGCCGCCTTCGACTACGCCCTCACCCTCTCCGCCGCGAACGAGGTCTTTCTCATGAATCGAGGAAAGGAGGCGCGCTGCATTCCCCTTCTCCGCGAGCGCGTTCGCGCCGCCCCGCGGGTCGTTTATGAAGAGGAGACGGCCGTCATCGCGATACGGAAGGAGAATGAAGGCGGCCTGCTGCTCGAAAGGACCGGACCTTTCGGCGCCGACCGTTTCAAGGTGGATTACCTGGTGGCGGCGATCGGGCGCGATCCGTGTCTCGGCTGGACCGGGCTCTCTCCGGAACCGTCGCGAGGGGACGGGCGCGGAGAGACATTTCACGTGATCGGCGATGCGGCGAACGGCGACTATCGCCAAACGACGATCGCCGTCGGGGACGGCGTGCGCGCGGCGATGCGGATCGCCCGTCACCTCATGGGGAGACAAGGTTGA
- a CDS encoding isochorismatase family protein translates to MTRKERYFTPDTIDGRAAAFLRETNAVRRTGTTLFDPRRSALLVLDLQKYFLDEDSHAFVPGGPAILPRVRDLAEAYAEMGLPLFFTRHGNDVRNAGRMADWWGDMIGVNDPRGEIIEGIGAGKGTVIVKSQYDAFHETGLAEILRQRSVEQVVVCGVVAHLCCESTARSAFVRGFHVFFTVDATADYHEDFHRASLLNLAHGFAVPILAGDLLRAMKNADAR, encoded by the coding sequence ATGACGCGAAAAGAGAGATACTTCACGCCGGATACGATCGACGGGCGCGCCGCCGCGTTTCTCCGGGAGACGAACGCCGTGCGGCGGACGGGGACGACACTCTTTGATCCTCGCCGCTCGGCGCTCCTGGTTCTGGATCTACAGAAATATTTTTTGGACGAAGACTCCCACGCCTTCGTTCCCGGCGGCCCGGCGATTCTGCCGCGTGTGCGCGATCTGGCGGAAGCCTACGCGGAAATGGGGCTTCCTCTCTTTTTTACGCGCCACGGGAACGATGTGCGAAACGCGGGGCGCATGGCGGATTGGTGGGGCGACATGATCGGCGTGAACGATCCGCGCGGCGAGATCATCGAAGGGATCGGCGCTGGAAAAGGGACCGTGATCGTGAAAAGCCAGTACGATGCCTTCCACGAAACCGGCCTTGCGGAGATTCTTCGGCAACGATCGGTGGAGCAGGTCGTCGTCTGCGGCGTGGTCGCACACCTTTGCTGCGAGAGCACCGCCCGGTCCGCGTTCGTCCGCGGTTTTCACGTCTTCTTCACCGTGGACGCCACCGCCGATTATCACGAAGATTTCCACCGCGCCTCCCTGCTCAATCTCGCGCATGGTTTCGCCGTTCCGATTTTGGCGGGCGATCTTCTGCGCGCGATGAAGAACGCCGATGCCCGCTGA
- a CDS encoding NYN domain-containing protein: protein MGNTTAGSGQERNLAVFIDFENLALGFSGRRKKEFDIHRVLDRLVEKGKVLVKTAYADWGGKFREYTKELHESGVELIEIPKRSQTGKNSADIRLCVDAMDLSYSKEHINTFVVVSGDSDFSPLVSKLKENGKYVIGLGMKKSTSKLLADNCDEFLYYEDLGEEETPGATPSEGKKIPADKRELYFLLFDVIRALQRENYEVIYSSLVKDTMKRKRPSFNESSYGFRSFSELLEDAQEAGHISLKTDERSGTYVVTRLNYGRRRRRRS from the coding sequence ATGGGCAACACAACGGCCGGCAGCGGACAGGAGCGCAACCTGGCCGTCTTCATCGATTTCGAAAACCTGGCGCTCGGCTTTTCCGGCCGCCGGAAAAAAGAGTTCGACATTCACCGCGTCCTCGACCGCCTCGTCGAGAAAGGGAAGGTCCTCGTCAAGACGGCCTACGCCGACTGGGGGGGGAAGTTCCGGGAGTACACCAAGGAACTACACGAGTCGGGCGTCGAACTGATCGAGATTCCGAAGCGTTCCCAGACGGGTAAGAACTCGGCGGACATCCGCCTCTGCGTCGACGCGATGGATCTCAGCTACAGCAAGGAACACATCAACACCTTCGTGGTCGTCTCCGGCGACAGTGATTTCTCCCCCCTCGTTTCCAAGCTGAAAGAGAACGGGAAGTACGTCATCGGCCTCGGCATGAAGAAGTCCACTTCCAAGCTGCTCGCCGACAACTGCGACGAGTTCCTCTACTACGAGGACCTGGGCGAAGAGGAAACACCCGGAGCGACGCCGTCCGAAGGGAAGAAGATCCCAGCGGACAAGCGGGAACTCTACTTTCTTTTATTCGACGTCATCCGCGCCCTACAGCGCGAGAACTATGAGGTGATTTACTCTTCGCTCGTCAAGGATACGATGAAGCGGAAACGCCCCTCTTTCAACGAATCGAGCTACGGATTCCGGAGTTTCAGCGAACTGCTCGAGGATGCGCAGGAGGCGGGCCACATCTCCCTGAAGACGGACGAACGAAGCGGAACCTACGTGGTCACCCGCCTCAACTACGGCCGCCGGAGACGCCGGCGGTCCTAG
- a CDS encoding Ig-like domain-containing protein — translation MPHPSRRSSPSPLSPILTGRFGGRPVPRLLATFFAAAMMSSISCGGSGSSVEVLSLSPEGEVTQTTNFTLRFSEPVIPDSLVGSTIDSLSLRFDPPIPGERLWIARDKIRFFPEAMLRPSTQYRMALSPALFESFGRRLEGNREFSFHTPRFRVLDARLLYEFLPDRNDKARLLGTVRFNFPVDPAEASRNMELQYDDGESIVFAVAEKEPSTVITIRADEVRRDAEEAGLSLIVRAGLDCMDGGLPLERDHREPLTLPGQVDLRVERVYPSEEPGEKPAIAVDFNLPVSRDQAVRFVVLDPPVEITVTAGHRRVTLRGDFEAGKTYRVSFGSGLRAVDGSPISRDFSTSVVLRGKDIPPQIGWRGDGFYLTRGGLLNIALETINVDSVSLQVNQIFPNNLVHLLDDVDPAAEYGYYSLRSLGREVKRFGIPIADAGNAPSTTPLSVAEILDEHGWGVYQFVAYSTETRWRRAMRWVVATDIGLTAKESGDRLLIWANSLLTLDPIADAEIRLLSRNNQLLATARTDAEGIAVLEPPRDRTEDFTPYLITAAHGDDYSFLELDRRILSTGSFDVDGRPSLTDGYDAFLYTERGVYRPGETAALAAFLRGPDLLPPTPFPVRLAVVSPDGRILSEQRGVPNDGGAVEFLVPLPEHARTGGYTAMLNVGEETEIGRVRFSVEDFIPDRMKASLHTSKDEYEPGDTMAIDVEALTLFGPPAAGRRVDASVEIVDHDFTPPGWEGFVFRDRGEAFPGGKFPLGEALLDEEGRHRYLFAVPGDLRPPAGLRGILSATVLEPGGRGVTAYRAVLIHPHPRYVGLRRSSSGYAERGKPVEIEYALVAPDGRPLEGRSLRVTFHRVVWQSILRDTGQRGYRYVSERVEEPQREFSVTTSAGVASFTVTPEDYGSFLVVTEDPETGAAASIGFYASGWGYAPWAMDRPDRVELDLDRDVYRTGDTAKLQIRAPFSGKLLLTVERERVLSHRILTLSENTAMVEIPVREEYLPNVYLSAHLIHSTENLEPDTPIRAFGVIPLKVDTEDRRLAVELEAPDVILPERELTVDFRVNGLRGRAADVTIAAVDEGICRLTDFQTPDPHAHFLGRRRLLVRSHDLYGAVLPEFEPLASSSSGDVETARKRQLSPVAVQRVRPVSFWSGLVRTDDRGHGRVTFPIPEFAGTIRLMAAAAADDRFGGGENRVIVRRPIQMTPTFPRFLAGGDRFTVPVAVYNGTGAESEIAVRLDAHGPARIRGAATARLSIPDGTEDVAFFEVEADEGAGEIEFLLTAEGGGERSEIRVKAPLRPPAPMLTLAGSGVVTDSMPASFVLPGDWIEGSADFSLSLSSFPAVRFGAGLQYLLRYPHGCLEQKVSGLFPLLYFDDLARLVDPALFGGGGGDYYVAEGIAEIESMQLPDGAFSYWPGGGHVNDWCNLYAIHFLIEARRNGYTVTDRVYDRMVRLLPGYARMNSQNKDREYALSAYACYLASLAGAPERASMNFLLNSTTDRLADYSLYQLAGAFALAGDMVTAHRLLPKSAAPTSAPEEAAESGGILHSPVRGTAICLDVLAEVDPRNPVVPVLVRSLTDAAEKNRRWETTQENAFALLALGKIMRTQQGDGSFRGVARIDGRELGPFDNRGDRFAGRDWGGGEVSLDLTGNGVCYYYWRADGIPSGRHIEEYDRDIEVRRRYLDEEGVPIRSDAFRQGDLVVAEVTVRALSGDVENVAVVDLLPAGLEIENPRLQSRRALTWIDKKTRGPVYMDFRDDRIVFYGDLRQGETEKYYYGLRAVTAGEFTRPPVRAEAMYAPMKSSVASGGRITVRPAD, via the coding sequence ATGCCCCACCCGTCCCGCCGATCGTCGCCGTCCCCTCTCTCTCCCATCCTTACCGGCCGGTTCGGCGGCCGTCCCGTCCCGCGCCTTCTCGCGACATTTTTCGCAGCGGCGATGATGTCGTCCATCTCCTGTGGAGGATCCGGTTCCTCCGTCGAGGTGCTCTCTCTCTCCCCCGAAGGCGAGGTTACCCAAACCACCAACTTCACGCTTCGCTTTTCCGAACCCGTCATCCCGGACTCACTGGTCGGTTCGACGATCGACAGCCTCTCCCTGCGCTTCGATCCGCCGATTCCCGGGGAACGGCTCTGGATCGCTCGGGACAAAATCCGATTTTTCCCCGAAGCGATGCTCCGCCCCTCGACGCAATATCGAATGGCCCTCTCCCCCGCGCTCTTCGAGAGTTTCGGCCGCCGACTCGAAGGGAACCGGGAATTCTCGTTTCACACACCCCGGTTCCGCGTTCTGGACGCCCGTCTCCTTTACGAATTCCTTCCGGACAGGAACGATAAAGCCCGCCTGCTCGGCACGGTGCGATTCAACTTCCCCGTCGATCCGGCGGAAGCCTCCCGGAACATGGAGCTTCAATACGACGACGGTGAATCCATCGTGTTCGCCGTGGCGGAAAAGGAACCTTCGACGGTCATCACCATCCGGGCGGACGAGGTTCGGCGCGACGCGGAAGAAGCGGGCCTCTCCCTGATCGTGCGGGCGGGGCTGGACTGCATGGACGGCGGTCTACCTCTCGAGCGGGACCATCGGGAACCCCTCACCCTACCCGGTCAGGTGGACCTCCGCGTCGAGCGTGTGTATCCGTCGGAAGAGCCCGGAGAAAAACCGGCGATCGCCGTCGACTTCAACCTTCCGGTCTCCCGGGACCAGGCGGTCCGCTTCGTCGTTTTGGATCCGCCCGTGGAGATCACCGTCACGGCCGGCCATCGGCGGGTCACGCTCCGCGGCGATTTCGAGGCCGGAAAGACCTACCGTGTTTCCTTCGGCTCCGGCCTGCGGGCTGTGGACGGATCCCCGATATCGCGCGACTTCTCCACCTCCGTCGTCCTCCGCGGAAAGGACATCCCGCCGCAGATCGGCTGGCGCGGCGATGGTTTCTATCTCACCCGCGGCGGCCTCCTCAACATCGCCCTCGAGACGATCAACGTGGACAGCGTGTCCCTCCAGGTGAACCAGATCTTTCCCAACAACCTGGTTCATCTTCTCGACGACGTGGATCCCGCCGCGGAGTACGGTTACTACTCCTTGCGTTCCCTGGGCCGGGAGGTGAAGCGTTTCGGCATCCCCATCGCGGACGCCGGTAACGCGCCGTCCACCACCCCCCTGAGCGTCGCCGAAATTCTGGACGAACACGGATGGGGCGTGTATCAGTTCGTCGCCTATTCGACGGAGACGCGCTGGCGCCGCGCCATGCGCTGGGTGGTGGCGACGGACATCGGCCTGACGGCGAAGGAGAGCGGCGACCGGCTCTTGATCTGGGCGAACTCCCTCCTGACCCTCGACCCGATCGCGGACGCCGAGATCCGCCTCCTCAGCCGGAACAACCAGCTTCTCGCCACGGCGCGGACCGACGCGGAGGGGATCGCCGTCCTGGAACCGCCGCGGGATCGAACGGAGGATTTCACCCCCTATCTGATCACCGCAGCCCACGGCGACGACTACTCCTTCCTCGAACTCGATCGCCGGATTCTTTCCACGGGAAGTTTCGATGTGGACGGCCGTCCTTCGCTCACCGACGGATACGACGCCTTCCTCTACACGGAAAGGGGCGTGTATCGGCCGGGAGAAACGGCCGCCCTGGCGGCGTTCCTTCGCGGTCCGGATCTGCTCCCCCCGACTCCCTTTCCGGTTCGACTCGCCGTCGTTTCCCCGGATGGTCGGATCCTCTCCGAGCAGCGGGGCGTCCCGAACGACGGGGGCGCCGTCGAATTTCTGGTTCCACTCCCGGAGCACGCGCGCACCGGCGGCTACACGGCGATGTTGAACGTCGGCGAGGAAACCGAGATCGGACGCGTCCGGTTCAGCGTCGAGGATTTCATTCCCGACCGCATGAAAGCGTCCCTTCACACCTCAAAAGACGAATACGAGCCCGGCGACACCATGGCGATCGACGTGGAGGCGCTCACCCTGTTCGGCCCCCCCGCCGCGGGAAGACGTGTCGACGCCTCCGTCGAGATCGTCGATCACGATTTCACTCCACCCGGCTGGGAGGGATTCGTCTTCCGCGATCGGGGCGAAGCGTTCCCCGGCGGCAAGTTTCCCCTCGGAGAGGCCCTTCTGGACGAGGAGGGCCGCCATCGTTACCTCTTCGCCGTTCCCGGCGACCTGCGGCCTCCCGCCGGCCTGCGGGGGATCCTCTCGGCGACCGTTCTCGAGCCGGGCGGACGCGGCGTGACCGCCTATCGCGCGGTACTGATCCACCCCCATCCACGCTACGTGGGCCTCCGCCGGAGTTCCTCGGGATACGCCGAGCGCGGCAAGCCGGTGGAGATCGAATACGCCCTGGTCGCGCCGGACGGCCGCCCCTTGGAGGGAAGATCTTTACGGGTCACTTTCCATCGCGTCGTGTGGCAGTCGATTCTCCGCGACACCGGGCAACGCGGATACCGTTACGTTTCGGAGCGGGTCGAGGAACCGCAGCGGGAGTTCTCCGTAACCACCTCCGCCGGCGTCGCCTCGTTCACCGTCACCCCGGAGGACTACGGCAGCTTTCTCGTGGTGACGGAGGATCCCGAAACGGGCGCCGCCGCCTCCATCGGTTTCTACGCCAGCGGATGGGGGTACGCCCCTTGGGCGATGGACCGACCGGACCGCGTCGAACTCGACCTGGACCGAGACGTCTATCGGACCGGCGACACGGCTAAGCTGCAGATCCGCGCCCCCTTCTCCGGAAAGCTCCTCCTGACCGTCGAGCGGGAGCGCGTGCTGAGCCACCGCATACTCACGCTCTCGGAAAACACCGCCATGGTCGAGATCCCCGTGCGGGAGGAATATCTCCCCAACGTTTACCTCTCGGCTCATCTGATCCACTCGACGGAAAACCTGGAGCCCGACACGCCGATCCGCGCCTTCGGGGTGATCCCGCTGAAAGTCGACACCGAGGACAGGCGGCTCGCCGTCGAACTCGAAGCGCCCGACGTGATCCTTCCCGAGCGCGAGCTGACCGTCGACTTCCGCGTGAACGGATTGCGTGGGCGCGCGGCGGACGTCACCATCGCCGCCGTCGACGAAGGGATCTGCCGGCTCACCGACTTTCAGACCCCCGATCCGCACGCCCACTTTCTCGGCCGGCGCCGTCTTCTCGTCCGCTCCCACGATCTCTACGGCGCGGTGCTCCCCGAGTTCGAGCCTCTCGCCTCGTCGTCTTCGGGCGACGTGGAGACCGCGCGTAAGCGCCAGCTGAGTCCCGTGGCCGTCCAGCGGGTCCGACCCGTGTCGTTCTGGTCGGGGCTGGTCCGCACCGACGATCGGGGACACGGGCGCGTGACTTTCCCGATCCCCGAATTCGCCGGGACGATCCGCCTGATGGCGGCCGCCGCGGCGGACGACCGATTCGGCGGCGGGGAGAACCGGGTGATCGTGCGCCGGCCGATCCAGATGACCCCCACCTTTCCGCGCTTCCTCGCCGGCGGGGATCGGTTCACCGTGCCGGTGGCCGTCTATAACGGAACCGGCGCGGAATCGGAGATCGCCGTCCGGCTGGACGCGCATGGACCGGCCCGGATTCGAGGAGCGGCGACGGCGCGGCTTTCCATCCCGGACGGAACGGAGGACGTGGCGTTCTTCGAGGTCGAAGCGGACGAAGGCGCCGGGGAAATCGAGTTCCTTCTCACCGCCGAAGGAGGAGGAGAGCGCTCCGAGATCCGCGTGAAGGCGCCCCTCCGCCCGCCCGCCCCGATGCTCACACTCGCCGGAAGCGGCGTCGTCACCGACTCCATGCCCGCCTCCTTCGTTCTCCCCGGAGACTGGATCGAGGGGAGCGCGGACTTCTCGCTCTCCCTCTCATCCTTCCCGGCCGTCCGTTTCGGAGCCGGGCTGCAGTACCTGCTCCGTTACCCACACGGTTGCCTGGAACAGAAGGTCTCCGGTCTCTTCCCCCTCCTCTACTTCGACGACCTCGCGCGCCTCGTCGATCCGGCACTTTTCGGCGGCGGCGGCGGCGATTACTATGTCGCCGAGGGGATCGCCGAGATCGAATCCATGCAGCTCCCCGACGGCGCGTTCTCCTATTGGCCGGGCGGCGGCCACGTGAACGACTGGTGCAATCTCTACGCGATTCACTTTCTGATCGAGGCGCGGCGCAACGGTTACACCGTTACGGATCGCGTTTACGACCGGATGGTCCGCCTGCTCCCCGGTTACGCCCGGATGAACTCGCAGAACAAGGATCGTGAATACGCGCTCTCCGCCTATGCCTGCTACCTGGCGTCGCTCGCGGGCGCGCCCGAACGCGCCTCCATGAACTTCCTCCTGAACAGCACCACGGACCGGCTGGCCGACTACTCGCTCTATCAGCTCGCCGGAGCCTTCGCCCTCGCGGGGGACATGGTCACCGCGCACCGGCTCCTTCCCAAATCCGCGGCCCCCACGTCGGCCCCCGAAGAGGCGGCGGAATCCGGCGGCATCCTGCATTCCCCCGTTCGGGGGACGGCGATCTGCCTCGACGTTCTGGCCGAAGTGGACCCGCGCAATCCGGTGGTGCCCGTTCTCGTGCGGTCGCTGACGGACGCGGCCGAGAAGAACCGCCGCTGGGAAACGACCCAGGAGAACGCTTTCGCCCTTCTTGCGCTCGGGAAGATCATGCGGACGCAGCAGGGGGACGGATCCTTCCGGGGCGTCGCGCGGATCGACGGCCGCGAGCTCGGGCCATTCGACAACCGCGGCGACCGTTTCGCCGGACGGGACTGGGGGGGCGGCGAGGTGTCGCTCGACCTGACGGGAAACGGCGTTTGCTATTACTACTGGCGCGCCGACGGCATCCCCTCGGGACGCCACATCGAAGAGTACGACCGCGACATCGAAGTGCGACGGCGCTATCTCGACGAGGAGGGCGTTCCGATCCGATCGGACGCTTTCCGCCAGGGGGACTTGGTGGTCGCCGAGGTGACCGTGCGCGCTCTTTCCGGCGACGTCGAAAACGTGGCCGTGGTCGACCTTCTCCCCGCCGGTCTGGAGATCGAGAACCCGCGGCTTCAGTCGCGCCGCGCCCTCACCTGGATCGACAAGAAGACGCGCGGCCCGGTCTACATGGATTTCCGGGACGACCGGATCGTCTTTTACGGCGACCTGCGGCAGGGGGAAACCGAGAAGTACTACTACGGCCTTCGCGCCGTCACGGCGGGAGAGTTCACGCGGCCGCCGGTTCGCGCCGAAGCGATGTACGCGCCCATGAAATCATCGGTCGCATCGGGCGGACGGATCACCGTGCGCCCCGCCGATTGA
- a CDS encoding dienelactone hydrolase family protein: MKRRSAFARAILILAVFSCGVLLQKYVGLGRLLPRPDRAAPNRESAALRYDAPVPPEALAGFGEPSSPFSPESAYVYSTGPERNGTGPSRFPSYRYYGHYRDVADYLASQERKAEARRLHDVFWAAEPAQGEGDPFATQRSFLKETLGVADAAPAGAVLGRERVSENESMIVSRLEMQSRIPAISFPLYTAAPAREAPRGVVIALHGHSGAPEKVVGLEGRDYTRAFGAELARDGYMVFAPYVLGVSRLNTNIHGLGMLYSKNTKYSIDLQKLLAVVDHVRSDPELGALPLAVYGISYGGRLAVLLAAIDARIDAVVSSGAMKFSRAMLEEHYGLESEVYWADQSIFNHPYHVYFDFADLARLVRPRPLVIEMGAYDLFGRPEAMVEEWRAVQKIYAEGEAGDRVGLVWFRGYHETSPSLVLPVLDHFLFEARAD, from the coding sequence ATGAAACGGAGAAGCGCCTTCGCCCGTGCGATCCTGATCCTGGCCGTCTTCAGCTGCGGCGTGCTTCTGCAGAAATACGTCGGGCTTGGGCGGCTACTCCCTCGCCCGGACCGCGCCGCTCCGAACCGAGAAAGCGCCGCACTCCGGTATGACGCGCCCGTCCCCCCCGAGGCGCTCGCCGGTTTCGGCGAACCTTCCTCTCCCTTTTCTCCCGAATCCGCTTACGTATACTCCACCGGTCCGGAGAGGAACGGAACGGGACCGTCTCGGTTCCCCTCCTACCGCTATTACGGTCATTACCGGGACGTCGCAGACTACCTCGCCTCGCAAGAGCGGAAGGCGGAGGCACGGCGCCTCCACGACGTTTTTTGGGCGGCCGAGCCCGCGCAGGGAGAGGGAGATCCTTTCGCGACACAACGTTCGTTCTTAAAAGAAACGCTCGGCGTCGCCGACGCGGCCCCGGCGGGGGCGGTACTCGGGCGCGAGCGCGTGTCGGAAAACGAATCGATGATCGTCTCGCGACTCGAAATGCAGAGCCGCATCCCCGCGATCTCCTTCCCCCTTTACACCGCCGCTCCGGCGCGGGAAGCCCCCCGGGGAGTGGTGATCGCCCTGCACGGCCACTCCGGCGCTCCGGAAAAGGTGGTGGGATTGGAAGGGCGTGACTACACGCGCGCCTTCGGCGCGGAACTCGCCCGCGACGGCTACATGGTCTTCGCGCCGTACGTGCTCGGCGTGAGCCGCCTCAACACCAACATCCACGGCCTGGGCATGCTTTACTCCAAAAACACAAAGTACTCGATCGATCTCCAGAAACTTCTCGCCGTCGTGGACCACGTCCGCTCCGACCCGGAACTCGGGGCGCTTCCGCTCGCGGTGTACGGCATCTCTTATGGAGGACGGCTGGCGGTCCTGCTTGCCGCGATTGACGCGAGAATCGACGCCGTGGTCTCGAGCGGCGCGATGAAGTTCAGCCGCGCCATGCTGGAGGAGCATTACGGCCTGGAGAGCGAGGTGTACTGGGCGGACCAATCGATCTTCAACCACCCCTACCACGTCTATTTCGACTTCGCGGACCTTGCCCGCCTTGTCCGGCCTCGGCCGCTCGTTATAGAGATGGGGGCTTACGATCTATTCGGAAGGCCCGAAGCGATGGTGGAGGAGTGGCGCGCCGTACAGAAGATCTATGCGGAAGGAGAAGCCGGGGACCGCGTCGGGTTGGTTTGGTTCCGGGGATACCACGAAACGTCGCCCTCTCTGGTCCTCCCCGTTCTCGATCACTTCCTGTTCGAGGCGCGCGCAGACTGA
- a CDS encoding asparaginase: MEKAIRIFVTGGTFDKEYNELTGDLFFKDSHVPAVLRMGRSRMEMNIRNLMMIDSRSMTDDDRAIIAKNCRSALEERIIITHGTDTMVETAAILAKEVEGKTIVITGAMIPYTFGSSDGLFNMGSALAFVQTLPPGVYVAMNGRYFDWNNVRKNRKTGEFEELDG; the protein is encoded by the coding sequence ATGGAAAAGGCTATTCGCATATTCGTGACGGGCGGCACCTTCGACAAGGAATACAATGAGCTGACCGGCGATCTATTCTTCAAGGATTCCCACGTTCCGGCGGTGCTCCGGATGGGGAGGAGCCGGATGGAGATGAACATCCGGAACCTGATGATGATCGACAGTCGCTCCATGACGGATGACGATCGGGCCATCATCGCGAAGAACTGTCGCTCCGCTCTCGAGGAAAGGATCATCATCACGCACGGGACGGACACGATGGTGGAGACCGCCGCGATCCTCGCGAAGGAGGTGGAGGGGAAGACGATCGTCATCACCGGCGCGATGATCCCCTACACCTTCGGCAGCTCGGACGGCCTCTTCAACATGGGGAGCGCCCTCGCCTTCGTACAGACCCTTCCCCCCGGAGTCTACGTCGCCATGAACGGCCGCTACTTCGATTGGAACAACGTCCGCAAGAACCGAAAGACCGGCGAGTTCGAGGAACTCGACGGCTGA